A window of Lytechinus pictus isolate F3 Inbred chromosome 7, Lp3.0, whole genome shotgun sequence contains these coding sequences:
- the LOC135154800 gene encoding uncharacterized protein LOC135154800: protein MAYAYSPSSLYDPSYTPVTPRRKRRSKSVPPPSNSLPSSETTAEFRSNRAWTSSQYIRGLSVGPSYQQKAYDTVRRQYFVPQNIPPRRTLSNAYNLRPPPSYHHTMARLGSTTGLKTQDPYYYASRDYLSRTGSYYGTYGRPRQYRAPQSRVSQFYPGPSEDIYSPGYGSNRYSRSPAKRRPLSQSYSPVILESQDDLEVAKPLKTKEHQAEVKPPSPPVRAVVGKTDVSKDEGVTDIEQKASDIKSVVSPPVRAVQLGETDVSTDHGADVTDLEQRVEDAKDVVSPPVRAVQMGQADIAQGQAADFTDFEELTEIAVDLDFNPHPVRAVQLGEAELANDSMNEVAELNNNPSDEPQAQKATIIEDPQAEFAQQSES from the exons ATGGCGTATGCTTATTCTCCGAGTAGTTTGTATGATCCGAGCTACACGCCGGTGACGCCACGTCGTAAGCGACGATCAAAGTCAGTACCTCCACCATCGAATTCCCTTCCTTCCAGTGAAACAACTGCAGAGTTTCGCTCCAACAGAGCTTGGACATCGTCCCAGTATATTCGAGGTTTATCCGTTGGTCCATCTTACCAGCAAAAGGCTTATGACACCGTGAGGCGCCAGTATTTCGTCCCACAGAACATCCCGCCGAGGAGGACCCTGTCAAATGCCTACAACCTGAGGCCACCCCCATCCTACCACCATACCATGGCCCGCCTGGGAAGCACTACTGGCCTGAAGACACAGGATCCGTACTACTACGCCAGCCGCGACTACCTGTCACGCACTGGAAGTTACTATGGAACCTACGGTCGCCCAAGGCAGTATAGAGCACCACAGTCAAGAGTGTCCCAGTTCTACCCAGGACCTTCTGAGGACATCTACTCACCCGGGTATGGCAGTAATCGCTACAGCAGGAGTCCTGCCAAGCGCCGACCTTTGTCACAGTCATACTCTCCTGTAATCCTTGAGTCACAAGATGATCTAG AGGTAGCAAAGCCtcttaaaacgaaagaacatcAAGCCGAAGTGAAGCCTCCTTCTCCTCCTGTTAGGGCAGTTGTCGGAAAAACCGATGTATCTAAAGATGAAGGCGTCACTGACATCGAGCAGAAGGCCAGCGACATCAAGAGCGTTGTCAGTCCACCAGTACGCGCTGTCCAACTGGGAGAAACTGATGTCAGCACTGACCACGGTGCCGACGTCACCGACCTCGAACAACGCGTCGAGGATGCTAAGGACGTAGTCAGTCCTCCAGTGCGAGCTGTCCAGATGGGACAAGCCGACATCGCGCAAGGCCAAGCCGCTGATTTCACCGACTTCGAAGAACTGACTGAGATCGCTGTCGATTTGGACTTCAATCCACATCCAGTGCGAGCCGTGCAGCTCGGCGAGGCTGAATTGGCCAATGACTCCATGAACGAAGTCGCTGAGCTCAACAATAACCCCAGTGATGAACCACAAGCTCAAAAAGCAACCATCATTGAGGACCCACAAGCAGAGTTTGCTCAGCAGAGTGAATCCTAA